The window TACCGTACGGGTCGCGCTGAGTGATCAGCAAGGACGTGGTCGATGGCGGATCAGGGACACAACGCGGCCCCGACGGGTCAGGCTGTGCTGTGCTGCCAGGATGAGCCGGGAACGCTACGGCGACTGGGCGACCTCGGCCGGCGACGCCGATCTGGCATCGGCGCTGGCCGCCGCCGGTGTGGCCGCAAGCGGAGGCGAGCTGACACCGATGGCCTTCCTACGGCAGGCCCTCGCGCCGGGTCGGGACCACTACATCTGGACCGATCCCGTCGACATCGGCGATGGGGAGACGGCGGCGACACCGACCGTGGCCGAGTGGGCCGCAGCCTGGCGGCGCGTGCCTTTCGAAGAACGCCCGGCTCTCGCCCTGCAGTTGGACCCGTCCGATCCCGCGACACTGTGGACGGTCGAGACGCTGACCAGGTGCGCGGACCCGTACCTGCCGTTCGAGTCCATCCGAGTGGCCGAGCCGTGGCGGGTGCCGATCCGGATCGGCGTGCTCGACGACGAGGACGGGCGCCGGCTGCTCGGCGATCTCCTGCGGTCGTTCGAGGGCCATCCGTGGCGCAGCGAGCTGATCGAGCCGGTCGTCGTCGGTCGTGAACGGATCGCCTGCGACATCCTGGCGCTGCCCGGGTCGGTGGCGTCCACGCAGGCCACGATCGACCGCACGCGTGAGGTGCGCGCCGGTGCACTGTTGGTCTCGGGCGCCGATGGGCCGTGGGCCACTCTCGCCCGGCAGGTGGGAGCCTGGTCGATCGGCGTCCTGCCGGCGCCGCCCACCGCGGCGGGCATCGTCGAGATCTGCCGGGAGCTGTCGCACGACAAGCCGTTCGATGGCGCTGTCCGGGCGGCGTCACCCGCACCGGCCATGATCATCGCGGACGCGCGGTCGATCGGCAGCGGCACCATCGCGCGTCGGGCGCGGGACACCGCGGCGATTCTCCGCGGGATCGCCGCCGATGGCGATCGGTTGGCCGGCGGCGCCTGCTCCGCCATCAGTGGCTTCAACGACGGACCGGAGGAGCTGGCCGCCCATTTCGAATTCGCCGCCGACTGGGGACTCTTCGAGAGCGAGGGCGGGGAGGCGACCGATCTTCTCGACCTGGAGCGCCGCGCCGCGCCGCTGATCCGAGACAGCGTCGGCCGCCGCCGGCTGCATGCCCGGATCACCGATCAGGACGGCACCGCAATGCCGTTACGGCGGTTCCGACCCGCCACCCGGCATCGGATCGACGTCTTCATCGGATCCGGCCGGCAGGACTGGCTCGGCGCGCGGGCGGCCTTCCCGGACGAGCCCGGAACCGGCGGGCGGCGACCGCTGCTGATCGTGCTGACCGAGAACGACCTTCTCGCGGTTCCGCAGGTGCAGCAGGTGGAGTTGCCGCCGACCGGCGACAGCGATGCGGTCACGTTCGAACTGACGACACTCCCGGACACGACCTCCGTCGACGCGCGCCTGATCGTCCTGAGCGGCAATCGGGTCCTGCAGGCGGCCCGGCTGCCGACCGAGGTCGGCCCGGCCGAGACCAGCTTCGAGTCGCCGGTCCGGCCGGAGGCGACCGTCAGCCCGACCACCGCGGAACTCCACGAGCGGCGCTCCTTCGACGCCGCCCTGATGGCCGGTCATGGGCCGGAGGGTGAGACGACGCTGACCGCGGTGGCCGACGGGAACGCCGCGACGATCAGGTTCACCGGCGACGCGGTCGACACGGCGTCCAGCAGGATCCGCGGCCGCCTCGCCGAGGTGATCATGAGCGATCAGCAGGTCGGGAGCCTCGCCGACCCGGCCGCGGTCGAGTTGCTGATCTTCCTGGCCTACCACGGCTTCCTGCTGCGACAGGCGATCGAGCGAGACGCCGCCAACCTGAACGCGTCACTGCGCGGGTCGACGTACCTCCAGATCGTCTCGGCGGAGGCGGAGGCCTTCCTGCCGTTGGAACTCGCGTACGACTTCGCCATGCCGGATGTGAATGCCCGGCTCTGCCCGCATGCCGTCGAGGCGCTCGGCGTCGACGATCCGGCCTCCGGCTGCCCGGGACCGCACCACGCCGACGTGGTCTGCCCCTTCGGGTTCTGGGGTATCACCAAGGTGATCGAACGGCAGGCGTTCCGGCCCGGTGTGCCGGCGGCGGACCAGTTCCAGCTCCGGGGCAGTCCGGCCCGCGACCGCAACCGGATACCGCTCGGCCCGATCCTGTTCGCCGCGAGCGACCGGGTCGACGGGTTCGCCGGTGGGTCGGTCGACCTGCTCGCGGCCACACTGCGGCGGCTGTCACCGACCGTGTGGCAGGTCGCCACGTGGGAGGACTGGCCACCCGCGGTCGCCCGGCATCATCCGGCGGTACTCATGGTGCTACCGCACACGGTGTACTCCGACAGGTACGACGGGTACGGCTTGGAGATCGGCGCGAATGCGCGGCTGTGGAAGATCACCAGCGATCTGCTGCCGGACCGGCGACCGGCGATCGTCGCGTTGCTGGGTTGCGAGACCGCGTGCGCCGGACGGATCAGCTACGAGAACTTCCCCAGCCTGCTGCGTGGTGCCGGCGCGGAGGTGGTCATCGCCACCCTGACCGAGGTCCTCGGGCGGTATGCGGCGCCGGTCGCCGCCTCGCTGGTCGAGGAGATCTATCAGGCGTGCCGTCGCAAGCCGCACGGGCTCGGCGAGGTTATGCTCGCGCTACGCCGGCGCCTGCTCGCCGAGGGCAACCTGACTGTTCTCGCGCTGGCCGCCTTCGGAGACGCGGACTGGCTGATCACCACGGACGGCACGCCGTGCTGAGGCTACGGGTGCTGCCCGCGCTGCACGGCGACGCGCTCCTGCTCGAGTACGGCCCGCCGGACACGCCCCATCACGTCCTCGTCGACGGTGGTCCCCGCAGCAACATCACCAGGGAGGCGATCGCCGCCGCCCTCCGGCAGGTGCGCGGGCTCGACCTCCTCGTGGTGACCCACGTCGACGCCGACCACATCACCGGTGTGCTGCGCATGCTGGAACACGGCGACCTGCCGGACCGGATCGGGGACGTCTGGTTCAACGGGTGGCATCATCTGCCGAGCGATCAGCTCGGTGTGAAACAGGGGGAACGCCTCAGCAAGGCCATCCGGAAACGGCGGCTGCCGTGGAACGCGGCCTTCGACGGCGGCGCGGTGATGGTCCCGGACACCGGTCCGCTCCCGGTGCGCGAACTGCCCGGCGGATTGCGGCTCACCCTGCTGTCGCCCACCCGTCAGGCGCTCGCCGACCTGCGACCGGCCTGGAAGGAGGTGGTAGAGGAGGCCGAGCCGGCCGGCCCACCGCCGGTGCACGAGCGCCCGGTGCAACCGGACCGACTGGGTGACAAGCCGCTGGATCCCGATGCGCTCGCCGCGGCCCCGTTCGCCCCCGACGACTCGGAGGCGAACGGATCCAGCATCGCTTTCCTGGCCGAGTTCGACGGCCGAAGCGTCATCCTCACCGGTGACGCGCATTGCGGTGTGCTCGTACCGGGGCTGCGCCGCCTCGCTGCCGGCAACGGCCGGGTGAGTGCCGGCGCGTTGAAGGTGCCACACCACGGCTCGGCGGGCAACGTCAGCGGCGAACTGCTCGACATCCTCGACTGCCGGCGGTTCGTCTTCTCCACGAACGGTGCCATCTACGGCCATCCGGACCGCACCGCGATAGCGCGCATCGTCACCCGCATCCCCGGCAGCCGCCTGGAGTTCAACTATCGGACGCCGAGTCTCGAACCGTGGGAGTCGGCGCGTCTGCGTCGGCGTTGGCGGTACGAGACGGTGTTCGGCGACGTGGACGGTCACCTGCTGGTGCGACTCTGACCCGGCACCCGGCGGGCGCGCGGTCAGTCCTGGTGCCAGGTGAAGATGATCCGACGGCCCTGGTTGGCCCAGGCGTTGATCGGCAGGCTGCCGGCGAAGGCGCCGAACCCGCCGATGCCGCCCTTCCACAGTTCGAGGGTGGCGATGCTGGTCAGAGCCGGTCCGAACAGGAACTGGCGGGCCTCGTGGGTGTCGTCTTCGGTCTCGATCCGGATCTCCGGGCCGGTGCCCCGGTTGCCCTGCACGAACATGAAGTAGCTCAGCGACTTCCACCAGGTGATCCGGTCGATGGTACGCAGCACGATCTCCAGGCTGTCGTCGTTGCCGAGCGCCTCGACGGTGAAGCCGATCCGGTAACCGGGTTCGTCGCGGATCATCGAGTCGATGCCGAAGTCGAGGCCCTCGTCGGAGCGGGGGTCGATGGACATGGTGGTACTCCTTCCGGAAAGGTCAGAACGGCAGGGCGATGCGCAGCAGGTCGAGGGCCTCGTCCGCCCAGGCGAGATTGGTCAGGGCCGACCCGATGTTCTGCGGCGGGCGGGTGACCAGAGTGTCGCGGCGCAGCAGCCGGTCGAAGTCGACGCTGATCGGGCCGGTACGGGGCATGCCGGTGGGAGTGCGGAACTCGACCCCGGCCCGAACCATCACCTGGATGATCTCGTGGGCCAGGATGCCCGACCCGGTGACCGTGGGGTGCACGCCGTCCAGCGAGAACAGGCCGCCGGTGGCCCGGCCGCCACGCCCGTCGGAGGTCAGGAAGTCCGAGGTGAACGGCGGATCGAGGGCCGCCACCGGGGCGGGCAGCGGATACGGCCGCCACCACGGTGGCCGGGCCGCCACGTCGGACAGATAGCGGCGGTCGGCGAGCCGGTCCAGCATCCCGGCCATGTCGAGCAGGTACCAGTCCTGGCCGCTTTCGCGCGCCGCCCGTACCAGCTCGGTCATCGTGTCGTTGTAGGCGTCGACCGCCTCGTCGACCGCGCGGGCCTGGGCGGCGGTGATGTGCGGGTCGCGGGCCGGGTCGAAGTCCCGGTCCCGGATCCACGGGCGGGTGTAGTAGGGGAAGTAGCGCGAACCGGGCGCGATCTTGCCGCCGACGCCCCGGCAGATCGGGGCGATCGTCACGTGCGGCACCGTGCACCAGATGACGTGCCGGGCGCCGATGTCGCGGACCCGGCCGGCGACCTCGGCCAGTTCGGCGGCGAAGTGTTCCGGCCGCCAGACCGTGTAGGCGTTCTTCCGATCGAGGTCGCGGAAGTCGTCGCCGCTCCAGGCGACCTTCAGCCTGGTGACCGCACCGACCGCGTTGTTGGCGCCGAGGAACACCACCAGGGTCTCGATGCCGTGCGGGGAGCCCTCCTTGCCGAGTTCTTCGGCCAGGTCGAAGACCGAGCGGTTGCGGGCGTGCTCGGGTTCGGTGGGATAGATGCGCAGCGCGGCCCGTTCGGAGTCGTTCTGGACCCGCTGCTGGAGGAAGTCGTCGGTGGGGGTGCTCAGCCGAGCCAGGAACCGGTCGACGGTCTGGTCGAGGGCGTCGCGCAGGTCCCACCCGTACATGGCGAGGTTGTGCGGGACGCCGGTGGTGCGGGGGATGGCCGAGCCGGGTCCGCGTTCCCAGTAGTCCTCCAGTCCGTCGAGCCATTGCCGGCCGGTGAACAGCGCGAACGGTAGTTCGAGCAGGTTCAGGTCGGTGCCGTGGCGCTGTTCCAGGACCCGTAGCAGCAGTTCGATGTTGAGCGGCAGGCCGCCGGGCCCGCCGTACGTCGGGTAGCGGAAGTCGGCGAGGCAGCCGAGTTCGTGGGCGATGATGGCCGGCGCGGACAGGTCGGTCTGGTAGACGGCGCCGCTCTGCATGCCGTGCAGCAGCGAATCGCCGATGGTCACCAGACGGTTCGGTGGGGTGTCGCCGT of the Actinoplanes sichuanensis genome contains:
- a CDS encoding ComEC/Rec2 family competence protein, coding for MLRLRVLPALHGDALLLEYGPPDTPHHVLVDGGPRSNITREAIAAALRQVRGLDLLVVTHVDADHITGVLRMLEHGDLPDRIGDVWFNGWHHLPSDQLGVKQGERLSKAIRKRRLPWNAAFDGGAVMVPDTGPLPVRELPGGLRLTLLSPTRQALADLRPAWKEVVEEAEPAGPPPVHERPVQPDRLGDKPLDPDALAAAPFAPDDSEANGSSIAFLAEFDGRSVILTGDAHCGVLVPGLRRLAAGNGRVSAGALKVPHHGSAGNVSGELLDILDCRRFVFSTNGAIYGHPDRTAIARIVTRIPGSRLEFNYRTPSLEPWESARLRRRWRYETVFGDVDGHLLVRL